Proteins from a single region of Clupea harengus chromosome 5, Ch_v2.0.2, whole genome shotgun sequence:
- the LOC105904898 gene encoding twinfilin-2-like: MSHQTGIHATPELRDFLAKARGGVIRIIKIVIRNEQLVLGAYSEPSQSWDRDYDHFLLPLLDAQEPCYILYRLDSQNAQGYEWLFISWSPDHCPVRLKMVYAATRATLKKEFGGGHVKDEMFGTVQEDVCFQGYLRHMASCSSPAPLTSAEQELHRIKLTEDKVVRDERRRLPTPIGRPKVMTEICVGNKLQGLAFPLQEEAKRAFVQLKHKLINYIQLRVDVEKETIELVHTNPTETRDLPFRIPANAPRYHLFLYKHSHQGQLLESLVFIYSMPGHNCSIKERMLYSSCLNRLLDEVERDYHLEVAKKVEIDSGEGLTEEFLYEEVHPKSNSVKQTFAKPRGPPGKRGNKRLIKGGGENGEES; this comes from the exons ATGTCTCATCAAACTGGTATCCACG CTACACCTGAGCTGAGGGACTTCTTGGCCAAAGCCAGAGGGGGAGTAATAAGGATCATCAAAATTGTCATTAGGAACG AGCAGCTGGTGCTGGGGGCATACAGTGAGCCGTCTCAGAGCTGGGACCGCGACTATGACCACttcctgctgccactgctggacGCCCAGGAGCCCTGCTACATCCTGTACCGGCTGGACTCTCAGAATGCACAAGGCTATGAGTGGCTCTTCATCTCCTGGTCGCCTGACCACTGCCCT GTGAGGCTGAAAATGGTGTATGCTGCCACAAGGGCCACTTTGAAGAAGGAGTTTGGTGGAGGTCATGTGAAAGATGAAATGTTTGGCACAGTTCAG GAGGATGTGTGCTTCCAGGGGTACCTCAGACACATGGCGTCCTGCTCCTCACCAGCCCCTCTGACCTCTGCCGAACAGGAGCTGCACCGAATCAAACTCACAGAG GACAAGGTGGTGCGA GATGAGCGCCGACGGCTACCCACTCCAATAGGACGACCCAAG GTAATGACAGAGATCTGTGTTGGGAACAAGCTCCAAGGTCTAGCCTTCCCTCTCCAGGAGGAGGCCAAACGGGCTTTTGTGCAGCTTAAACACAAGCTCATCAATTACATTCAGCTG AGAGTGGATGTCGAGAAGGAGACCATTGAACTAGTCCACACAAACCCCACAGAGACACGTGATCTGCCATTCCGCATCCCCGCAAATGCCCCCCGCTATCACCTCTTCCTGTACAAACACTCCCATCAGGGACAGCTTCTGGAGTCTCTGG TGTTCATATACTCTATGCCAGGCCATAACTGCAGCATTAAGGAGAGGATGCTGTATTCCAGTTGTCTAAACCGACTTTTAGATGAGGTGGAGCGAGACTACCATCTTGAGGTCGCCAAAAAG GTGGAGATTGACAGTGGCGAAGGGCTGACAGAGGAGTTCTTATATGAAGAGGTGCACCCCAAGTCGAATTCCGTGAAGCAGACTTTCGCCAAGCCCCGTGGACCCCCTGGCAAGAGGGGCAACAAACGCCTCAtcaaggggggaggagagaacggGGAGGAGAGCTAA